The following nucleotide sequence is from Candidatus Woesearchaeota archaeon.
TTATTTAAAAAACTTATGCATAATTAAATAACGTAAATTACGCACTTCAAATTTAACTAAATTACTAAAAGTAGAATTATTTGATCATCCAAGCAACTTCTTCACGATCTAAATCAAATTCAGACGCAAAACTTGATTTTAATTCAGGACTATGTTTCATCATTTCTTGAACATAAGGAAGCACATCCTTAATTACTCTGCGTTTAGAAGTGTGTGTTTTTTCAGCAATTTTTTCAGCTATTGCTTTTCGTTTTTGATATTTCATATTTGCTTGCCAAATTTTTAATAATCGCATGGTGGGTTTGTACTCTAAAAACTTTTTGTATTTTTTATCTTTGGCCATTGCAACTCCCGCACTCAAATAAGCATTAACATAAATTAAGAATCTCCAATGTTGCCAACGTCTAATTCGTCTATTCATAATATCTGCTTTTGACAAATAATCATATGCTTTTGCGATTTCGTGAGGTTGTTCATATTCTTTAGGTAAATTTTCATCAACCCAAAGCATCACTTGATCTAATCCTTCCGGAACTTGATTTAGTGCAGTTATTGCAACATTAAAATCAGTTGTTTTGAATATTTTTAGTAATCCTTCTTGTATTGATTCTTTTTGTTCTCGATCAGATAAAGAATCCAAATCTTCTTTTACGAGTTTTTTCTTACCTGATCCAACAGATAACATTTGAAGATCATTAATTGCTGCACGTAAATCTCCCCCACTTCTTCGACTTATTCCTTGCAACGCTATTTCTTCATATTCAATTTGTTCTAAAACTGCAATTCGTTTTAATACTTCACTCACTGATTTATTATCTAATGCTTGAAATTCTAAAACCTCACAATTTTTTCTTAATGATTTGAATTTTTTATCATACGGATCTTCACCAGTGAAAACAATGGGAAACGCACTTGTAGCCATTATTTTTGCAACTTCATTTAGTCCGCCTCGATCTCGAGTACCTGAAATTCCATCTACTTCATCAACTAAAATTACTTTTCCTTTAGCAAACAAACTCATTTGATTTGCTGCACTTCCAAGTATTTTACTTATGGCATCTTTATTTCTAAAATCACTTGCATTAAGTTCCATTATTTCTAAACTTAATTCTTTTGCGAGCACATGAACTGAAACTGTTTTTCCACTTCCAGGAGGCCCATACAAAAATGCGGCTTTTCTTTTTTGTTGTTTAAAATTTTGAATAAAATCTTTCAAAACAGCCATAGAATTATCTTGCCCAACTACTTCACTTGAATTTTTTGGTATGTGTTTTAATATCCAAGGTTTGTCGTGTTTAAATTCAGAACTCATACCTAAATTTAGAATTTACAATGATTTATATTATTTGTTAATATTTAGTTTAAAAGTAAAAATAATAATCAAATCAAAAGTCAAATAACACCTCAAATAACAAATTAAAGAACAAATCAAATCAAAAACCTAAATTAAAAATCAAAGAAAAAATAAAAAAAATATCAAAACAAAAAAAAGAGTGAATTAATACTTTTCTCCACAAAAACCTTTTTCTAAATATGCTCGATCTTGACCACAAACTTTTGCTGCAGAATAAGTACCCATCGCACCACAAACACCCAAATTTAACTTATTTGCATGACCAAATAAAAAACCTGCAGCATATGAATCTCCCGCACCATTAGTATTAACAACATTAGTTTTGAATGCTTCTATATGGCATCTTCCTTTTTGCGTGCAAACTAAACTTCCCTCAGCACCACGTTTAAGAACGACAAAATGATTTACACTTAATTGCGATCCAATCATATCAGAAATTGCTATAGTTTGTCCAGAAGTTTGTCCTGAATAAAGCATAGATAATTCATCTTCTTTTGCAAATAAAATAGAAACATCTGCCAAAACATCCCAAATCTTATCACCTAATCTTGCTACTGAAGCAGGATCTCCCAAATCAAGACTTAATTCAACTCCTTCATGTTGTGCATACTGCATTAAAGCAACCACGCGATCAAAATCAGATTCAAGTTCATATGTGGATGTGTGTAAAATGCCTCCTTCTTTAAATCGGTCCATAACAATATCAGGTTCAAACAAGAAGTCTTTAGAAACACCCATATTTGCAACAGTTGATTTTTCACCATCAGGAGTTACTAAAACATAACAAACGCCACTCAAACCATCTGTACTGGCAATTAAAGATTCAACGTCCAAATCTTTAAGATTTTCAAGAAATGAAACTCCATAATCATCATTACCTACAGTACCAATTACTGCTACATCAAGTCCCAGTCCTGAAGCAGTTCTTGCTACATTTGCAGGAGACCCCCCTGGAAACATTACTTTAACTTGACTGCTAACCCAACTAAGAAATGAATCATAATCAGGCATTTCAGATTTTTTAATAAATCCGCCTTTATTCAACCCAAACCGTTCAACATCCTGCTGTGATGCATGCACCAAAACATCAGTTACTGTGTTAGTTAGACAGATTAAATCTAAATCTCTTTTTTTTGTCATATCCTTCGCAATTTGTGTCATATTTGATCTCACCAAAAATTAGCCAATCTTATCCCTTTTTTAAAATTAACTATGCCTATTTAAATAAAAATCAGTTAAAAACGCTAAAAATGCTATAATTTTAAATATTATATATAAATAATAAAAATTTCAAACAATTGATTAACTCATATTACTTGCAAGAATATCAATCAAAAATATTAAACAATCAAATAAAAAACTCAAAAATTAATCTAAAATAAACAAAAAAACAAATGTGAACAAAATGGAACTAGGAAAAAAATATCAAGCTAAGGAAACAGAAGAAAAAATTACTAAATTTTGGGATGAACAAAAAGTGTTTAAATTTAATCCTAATTCAAAAAAACCTGTATTTTCTATTGATACGCCTCCACCATATGCTTCCGCAGGCCACTTACATGTAGGTCATGGTTTGTCTTATACTCAATTTGAAATATTTGCAAGAGTTAAGCGACTTCTCGGATTTGAAGTTTATTTTCCTCCTGGATTTGATGATAACGGACTTCCTACTGAAAAATATGTTGAAGAAAAATTAGGAATTAAAAAATCAGAGACTAACAGAAGTGATTTTAGAAAAATTTGTTTAGAAGAATCTCGTAAAGTTGAAGAAGTTTATGCAGATAAAGTTTTCAAAAAATTAGGACATAGTTATGATTGGGATTTACTTTATACTACAATTTCTCCTGATTCACAAAAAGTTGCTCAAACTGCATTTGTAAAACTTGTAAAAAAAGGAGATTGTTATCGTAATGAAGAACCAACTATTTGGTGTCCATTTCACGAAACTGCACTAGCTCAAGCAGAAGTGGAAGATCTTAATAGAAATACTAAAATGAATAGAATCCATTTTGATTTAGAAAATGGTGAAAAAATTGAAATTGCAACTACTCGTCCAGAATTTCTTCCCGCATGTGTCGGAGTATTTGTAAATCCTGAAGATAAAAGATATACTGAGCTAGTTGGAAAAAATGCAATTGTCCCGTTATTTAATCTTAAAGTTCCAATTAAATCAGATAAAGATGTTGATCCTGAATTCGGATCTGGAATTATGATGGTATGTACTTTTGGCGATACTGCAGATGTAGAAAAGTGGAAACGTCTTAATTTAGATTTAAGAATTGTTGTAACAAAAGAAGGTAAGCTTAATGATAATTGTGGAAAATATGCAGGCTTAAAACTTGCTGATGCGAGAGCAGAAATCATACAAGATCTTAAAACAAGCGGTCATTTCATAGGTGACGATTCTCTTGCTCAAACTGTGGGTAGTTGTTGGAGATGTAATACTCCTGTTGAATATGTTGTAACAAAACAATGGTTCATTAAAACAATTAAATACAAAGAAGATTTAATTAAAAGATCTAAAGAAATTAATTGGCATCCAGAATTTATGCGTACAAGATTCGAAAATTGGACTGAAAATTTAGGCTGGGATTGGATTATTTCTCGTCAAAGATATTATGGAGTTCCAATGCCAGTTTGGTATTGTGAAGATTGCGATGAAGTAATTATTGCAGAAGAATCAGAACTTCCTATTGATCCTAATGAGACTCAAAAAAATTGTCCTAAATGTAACAAAGTAGCAACTCCAGAAACTGATGTTTTTGATACTTGGATGACTTCATCTAATAGTCCAGAAGTTGCATCTCAATGGACAAAAAATCCTGAAATTTATAAAAAAATTGCACCTATGAGTCTAAGACCTCAGTCTCACGATATTATTAGAACTTGGGCATTTTATACCATTCTAAAAAGTCACTTACTTTTTGATAGAATTCCTTGGGAAGATATTACAATTAACACATTTGTTCTGGATTCTAAAGGACGCGGAATGTCAAAAAGTAAAGGTAATGCAGTATGGGTTGATGCAATTATCGACAAATATAATGTTGATGCGTTCAGATTCTGGGTTGGAGGCGCAAGTCTTGGTAGCGATCTCCCATTTAATGAACAAGAATTAGTTGCAGGTCAAAAGTTTTTAACAAAATTATGGAATGCATCTAGATTTGTATTTATGCAATTAAAAGATTACAATCCTAAAACAGATAAGCCAGATGATTCAAAACTTTTACCAATTGATAAATGGGCAATACAAAATACAAAAAAAATGTTAGACTCAGTAAAAAAACATTATGAAAGTTATAACATTCCTGCAGCAAAAAGAGAAGCTGAGAAGTTTTTCTGGCATTTTTTCTGCGATAACTATTTAGAAATTGTTAAAGATAGAGTTTACAAAGGAACGGGAAACGATAAAAGATCAGGACAACATGCTTTGTATGAAGTATTAATTTCAACACTTAAAGTTTTTGCACCAATTACGTGTTTTATTACTGAAGAAATTTATCTGGCGTATTTTAATGAATTCGAACCTACAAATTCAATTCACATATCTCAATGGCCAACGCTTCAAGTAACTCACGACGATAACATTGAAGAAATTGGAAGTTTATTTTTAGATATTCTTTCAAAAATTCGACAAGAGAAAACTAATAATCAAAAATCTATGAAGACTGAAGTTATTTTAACTCTTGAAAAAGAAAAAATAGAAAAACTTAATTCAGTTTTAAACGATTTTAAATCAGTTACTAAAGCAATTGAGATTAAAGAAGGAGAATTCAAAATTGAATTAGTTGAAGAAGAGAAAAAAGAAGAATAAAATTAAAACTCAAATATGATTATTACCCTCGTTAAGACAGAGACAATAGTTATGTCTCATTCTTGCTTTTTTGGCGGAAAGCAACTTACAAAAATTGATGGCAGCTAGATAGACTGCACCATACAAAAAAAATTAATCGCATTACGGAGGGCGAAGTTAAATGAGCGCAGGAAGAGACACAATATTAGAAGAATTAGTAAGTTATCAAGGATCCAAAATTGCTTGTGTAACTAACGGCAATCCCACAGTACACATCACAGAAAGAGGCTTAGCAAGATATGAAAAAATGAGAGGCAGCATTAATGGAACTCCTGCAACCACAATAGTAATGAACTCAAGAAAAATTGCAGGTTTACGTGCAGATAACATTGCTCAAGGAATTTTTGTTATTGATGATCCTAGAGATACCAATCCAGAAAATTGTTTTGACACAACCATTAGCTATAAACTTTTTGGAGATGCTACAGTTTATTTTACCTCTCGAGCACAAGCAGTGTTTGAAGAAGGTAATGGGGAATTAGATTTATACAATAATCCAACAATGGTTCTCGCATTAGCACAACAACAAACTCATTTAATGGTTGAAACAGTAGGAAAAAACGAGTACTTAATTGATCTTGATCCAGATCGACAAGAATTAGTTCTTTTAGGAGATTTAAGTCAATTACAAGAAAGAACTAGACCCCAAGAATCGCTTCTCGACGCAATTGATGACGAATCTGGATTAATTATGTTGACACCTGATGAGGTAGATGAGGGAGAGTTAGAATTAGCACCGCTAGTTTTAACCGCAGCCACAACTTATGGTGCGCCAGATATAGTACACCAATTCATAAGTGGAGAACTACCTGATAGCATAGGACCTAAAGACCTACAAGATTATCTACAAGAATAACAATAACAAATTAAATAGAAATCATTTAAAATTTTTTATTTTTTCTTATTTTAAACATAATTTTTAAAACAAAACGTTTTTAATAAAAAAAATTAATTAACTCTTTTCCAGCGAGTACCTTTATTTGAATCTTCAACAATAATTCCTTTTTCTTTTAATAAATCTCGAAGTTCATCTGACTTAGCCCAATTTTTTTGGGATCTTGCTTGTTCGCGTTCTTTAATTATTGTTTCTTCGTCAGAACTAAGACTTCCTTTATCTTCAGTTATTACACCCATAACAGAATCAAATCCTAACATTGTTTTTTTAATAAAAGTTGCTTCAATTAAATTTAAAGTACTGGCTGCAATCATAGTATTAACAAAAGTCATAAATTCAAATATTGCAGCAATTGCGCCACTAATGTTCAAATCATCATCCAGCGATTCTTCAAATTTTTGTTTAACTAATTTAACTTTTTCTGAAATATCAGAACTTAGTTCTCCAGGTTTAGAAATTTCGTCTAACTTAATTAAAAAATCATTAAATTTTTGTAATGTTTGAGGTATTTGTTTAAGTTCATCTTCTCTAAAGTCTAATTGTTGTCGGTAATGAGTTCTTAATAATTCATATCTTATTGCTTTTGAACTATATCCTTTGTCACGCAAATCTTTCAGAGTAAAAAAATTGCCTAAACTCTTACTCATTTTTTCTCCATTAACAATTAAGTGAGCATTATGCATCCAATAATTCACAAATTTAGCACCAGTACATCCTTCACTCTGTGCAATTTCATTTGTGTGATGTGGAAAAATTAAATCAACTCCTCCTGTATGAATGTCAAATGTTTTTCCTAAGTATTTCATACTCATAGCACTACATTCTATGTGCCATCCAGGTCGACCTTTTCCAAGTTCAGTTTCCCAATAAATATTTCCATCATCAGAAGAATAAGATTTCCAAAGTGCAAAGTCTCGTGCATTTTCTTTATCATATTCATCAGAACTATTCAATCGACCATCTGCATTTTCCATTAAATCTTCAAAATTTAAATTTGCAAGACGACCATATTCTTTCATTCCGCTAATTTTAAAATACCAACTTCCTGATTCAGATTTGTAAGCAAGCCCTTTTTCTTTAAGATCAAGTACCAATTTAACAATTTCTTTAATATGATCAGTGGCTTTGGGCATTATTTCAGGAGTCTCACAATTAAGTTCTTTTAAATCTTTTAAGAATTCTTGAGTGTAAAACGTAGTAAATTCAAGTAAAGACTTGCCTTCTTTTTGCGAGTCTCGTATTGTTTTATCATCAACATCAGTTATATTCATGACATGAGTTAACTTAAATCCTTTATATTTTAGATATCTTCTCAACAAATCATTAAATACTGCTGCACGTAAATTTCCAATATGAACATAAGAATAAACTGTGGGTCCACAACTATAAAGTTTTACTTGTCCTTCTATCAAAGGTTTAAATTCTTCTTTTTTTCTTGTGAGCGTATTATAAAATCTTAATACCATTTTAATTCACCACTTAATACACAAATAATAAAATAAAAAAACTAATTCATTTTTTCTTAATTACAAACACACAATGATCTTTTTCAAAAGGATCTAATTCTTTGTAATCAACAATGGTTAATTCTTTTTCTAATTCTTCTCGAATTTGTTTAAATATTTTTTTAGGATTTTTGGAAACATCAACACTTCTTGATTTTACAGATAAAAATCCAAAACCATCTTTTTTCAAAAATTGTTTGCAGTTTCTAATAAAAATTGTTGCTTGATTTCTCTGCGCTATATCTTGAAATACACAATCAACTTCAGGAACTATGTGAACATAATTTTCAGGATGATGTGCATCTTCTAGTAATGGAATAATATTTTTACGATCTTCACATAAAAATACTAGTTCTCGAGTAGTTCTTGGAGCAAAATCAAG
It contains:
- a CDS encoding replication factor C large subunit, with the protein product MSSEFKHDKPWILKHIPKNSSEVVGQDNSMAVLKDFIQNFKQQKRKAAFLYGPPGSGKTVSVHVLAKELSLEIMELNASDFRNKDAISKILGSAANQMSLFAKGKVILVDEVDGISGTRDRGGLNEVAKIMATSAFPIVFTGEDPYDKKFKSLRKNCEVLEFQALDNKSVSEVLKRIAVLEQIEYEEIALQGISRRSGGDLRAAINDLQMLSVGSGKKKLVKEDLDSLSDREQKESIQEGLLKIFKTTDFNVAITALNQVPEGLDQVMLWVDENLPKEYEQPHEIAKAYDYLSKADIMNRRIRRWQHWRFLIYVNAYLSAGVAMAKDKKYKKFLEYKPTMRLLKIWQANMKYQKRKAIAEKIAEKTHTSKRRVIKDVLPYVQEMMKHSPELKSSFASEFDLDREEVAWMIK
- a CDS encoding valine--tRNA ligase gives rise to the protein MELGKKYQAKETEEKITKFWDEQKVFKFNPNSKKPVFSIDTPPPYASAGHLHVGHGLSYTQFEIFARVKRLLGFEVYFPPGFDDNGLPTEKYVEEKLGIKKSETNRSDFRKICLEESRKVEEVYADKVFKKLGHSYDWDLLYTTISPDSQKVAQTAFVKLVKKGDCYRNEEPTIWCPFHETALAQAEVEDLNRNTKMNRIHFDLENGEKIEIATTRPEFLPACVGVFVNPEDKRYTELVGKNAIVPLFNLKVPIKSDKDVDPEFGSGIMMVCTFGDTADVEKWKRLNLDLRIVVTKEGKLNDNCGKYAGLKLADARAEIIQDLKTSGHFIGDDSLAQTVGSCWRCNTPVEYVVTKQWFIKTIKYKEDLIKRSKEINWHPEFMRTRFENWTENLGWDWIISRQRYYGVPMPVWYCEDCDEVIIAEESELPIDPNETQKNCPKCNKVATPETDVFDTWMTSSNSPEVASQWTKNPEIYKKIAPMSLRPQSHDIIRTWAFYTILKSHLLFDRIPWEDITINTFVLDSKGRGMSKSKGNAVWVDAIIDKYNVDAFRFWVGGASLGSDLPFNEQELVAGQKFLTKLWNASRFVFMQLKDYNPKTDKPDDSKLLPIDKWAIQNTKKMLDSVKKHYESYNIPAAKREAEKFFWHFFCDNYLEIVKDRVYKGTGNDKRSGQHALYEVLISTLKVFAPITCFITEEIYLAYFNEFEPTNSIHISQWPTLQVTHDDNIEEIGSLFLDILSKIRQEKTNNQKSMKTEVILTLEKEKIEKLNSVLNDFKSVTKAIEIKEGEFKIELVEEEKKEE
- a CDS encoding adenosine kinase produces the protein MRSNMTQIAKDMTKKRDLDLICLTNTVTDVLVHASQQDVERFGLNKGGFIKKSEMPDYDSFLSWVSSQVKVMFPGGSPANVARTASGLGLDVAVIGTVGNDDYGVSFLENLKDLDVESLIASTDGLSGVCYVLVTPDGEKSTVANMGVSKDFLFEPDIVMDRFKEGGILHTSTYELESDFDRVVALMQYAQHEGVELSLDLGDPASVARLGDKIWDVLADVSILFAKEDELSMLYSGQTSGQTIAISDMIGSQLSVNHFVVLKRGAEGSLVCTQKGRCHIEAFKTNVVNTNGAGDSYAAGFLFGHANKLNLGVCGAMGTYSAAKVCGQDRAYLEKGFCGEKY
- a CDS encoding fibrillarin-like rRNA/tRNA 2'-O-methyltransferase translates to MRLNEYKLKGIYVLEGRRKRYLTKNLVPGQDVYGEELINDSTGEYRVWDKTRSKLGAALYKGVTQIGIYPGGLVLYLGASTGTTVSHVSDIVGSRGKVFALDFAPRTTRELVFLCEDRKNIIPLLEDAHHPENYVHIVPEVDCVFQDIAQRNQATIFIRNCKQFLKKDGFGFLSVKSRSVDVSKNPKKIFKQIREELEKELTIVDYKELDPFEKDHCVFVIKKK
- a CDS encoding cysteine--tRNA ligase, whose protein sequence is MVLRFYNTLTRKKEEFKPLIEGQVKLYSCGPTVYSYVHIGNLRAAVFNDLLRRYLKYKGFKLTHVMNITDVDDKTIRDSQKEGKSLLEFTTFYTQEFLKDLKELNCETPEIMPKATDHIKEIVKLVLDLKEKGLAYKSESGSWYFKISGMKEYGRLANLNFEDLMENADGRLNSSDEYDKENARDFALWKSYSSDDGNIYWETELGKGRPGWHIECSAMSMKYLGKTFDIHTGGVDLIFPHHTNEIAQSEGCTGAKFVNYWMHNAHLIVNGEKMSKSLGNFFTLKDLRDKGYSSKAIRYELLRTHYRQQLDFREDELKQIPQTLQKFNDFLIKLDEISKPGELSSDISEKVKLVKQKFEESLDDDLNISGAIAAIFEFMTFVNTMIAASTLNLIEATFIKKTMLGFDSVMGVITEDKGSLSSDEETIIKEREQARSQKNWAKSDELRDLLKEKGIIVEDSNKGTRWKRVN